The window GCAAATTTGTTTTATTGAAGACTATATACTTTTCATACTGGTCGGCGAAGACATTGTAAAGCCACCGAATTCGGGTCTGATTTTGTTAGGCTAAGGTAATCACTGAGACTTTGACTTCAATATCCCTGGTTTTTTTCAAACACAGTCAATGGGACAATATGGGTGCTGCATAGACAGAGTTTTATGGCTAATCCTAACATGGAATTAAATACTTGTTTATCATTTGAACATTTTATTTTTCTGTGATCTCTCTAACTGCCTTTTTGAAAAATGATAATGGGCTCTTTTTCGTCCTCTGCTCCTTTGATTTCGCTACTTTTAACACTCTTCTTTATATCGTGCTCGGCCTCACTATTTGCAGGGGGCCTTGCTATTCCTTCCGCAACTGCGTATAGAGGCAGAACATGGATGAACAATATTCAGTCTCTAGATTTTCTGACACCGTCACTTTACAAAGATGCACTCGTCAGACCGATCCTTCTGAGTAGGAATATCTCATATAATGATATGAATCTGCAgtttggatgtggattcttctgcTATGGCAGTCCTTGTGACACAGGCTACCTATTTGCAACTTTCTTCGTTGTCTACAACATTGATGGTGAGCTGTTTGATATGGAAATGGTGTGGAGTTCTAACAGAGACCAGATGGTGCAAGAAAACGCAACTCTAACACTCACCTCCACAGGAGAACTTGTATTAAGGAACTCAGATGGCACTTTCGTGTGGTCTGCAAATACATCCACCCAAGCTTTTCAAAAGATGGTGATACGAGAATCTGGGAACCTCGTTCTCTATAACACCTCTGGTGGAATCATCTGGCAGTCTTTTGACTATCCAACTGATACCCTGCTGCGAGGGCAGAAGTTAAAGGCAGGAAAGAAGATTACAGCAAACATTTCTCATAAGAATACAAGCCAAGGTCGTTTCTATTGTACCTTGCTTCATGATAGCTTTGCTATGTTTACAGCCTCTGCACCTGCTAAAATGTATTTCAGATATCCCGAGCCACGTGCAGGTGTTGAGTTCTCTTATATTCAGTTCGACAATCAGTCCGTCCATATATATTCTCAAGGAGGAGGACCACAGTCAATCAATTTATCAGTATCCAAAACCTACCTTTACTTTAGGTTAGATTCAGATGGACATTTAAGGGTTTGCTCCATCCTCCAAACAACGGGAAGATCTTCCCCTGACTATCTGCCATCCTTTATGAGATCAGTGGCTGAGTGCGATTATCCAAGACCATGCGGAGACTATGGTGTTTGCACAAATGGTCAGTGCAGCTGTCCAACAAATGGCAATGCTTTCAAACCGATTGATGTCACAGAACCCAATTTCGGATGTGTTCCTCGCGTTCCTCTGGTATGCTCAGATAAAAGTGGGCGCAAAGATCATCACTTTTTGGAACTGGAGCACGTTTCCTACTTTACATATGTTTTCGAAAATGCCTCCAGACCAGGATTGATGTCATCTGAGGAATGTAAAAAACTTTGCCTTGAAGACTGCTCTTGCAAAGCAGCTTTTTTCAGGTATAAGGCCAATTTTTCTACTGGTTATTGCTATCTAGAGTCCAATATCTATTCTATGAAAACTAACAGTCCAGTAGATGAGTTTTACAATTCCACTGCTTATATTAAAATTCAGTCAACGTCCAAGCGCAGTAAATACTTGGTTGTCGTCATCATTTGTGCTTCTGTGGGCGGAGCGCTAGCTCTATTAATCTTATTGTGGGCATGGATAAATAAGTCTCAAACTGGCAGACAGCAGACAGAAAAGGATGAAAATGATGGTGAGCATGATCATGTAGATTGGCCGGCAGGATTACCGTTGCGGTTCTCATTCCAAGAATTGCAAGATGCTACAAATGGCTTTAGTATTAACTTAGGAAAAGGAGGATTCGGGTCAGTTTACGAAGGTGTTTTGGCTGACGGTTCAAAGATAGCAGTGAAGCGCCTTGATGGGGCAGGACAAGGAGAAAGGGAATTCCGGGCAGAAGTTGAAACTCTAGGAAAAATTGATCATCTTAATTTGGTAAGACTGAAGGGCTTTTGTGCAGAAAAGGCCCATCGAATGCTTGTATACGAGTATCTACCAAATGGGTCTCTGGATAAATGGATTTTTTCCAAAAATACCCATCGACATTATCTGGATTGGAAGACTAAATACAAAGTAGTTCTGAATATTGCAAGAGGATTGACATATTTACATGAAGATTGTCGAGAACAGATAATACACTTCGACATCAAGCCTCAGAACATTCTCCTGGATCAAAATTTCAATGCTAAGGTCTCAGATTTTGGTTTGGCAAAGTTGGTTAACAGAGAGCAAAGCGAAGTGATAACCATGATGAGAGGGACACCAGGGTATATGGCACCGGAGTTACTGAACTTGCATTTCACAGAGAAGGCAGATATATTTAGCTTTGGTGTTATGGTGATAGAAATTGTCAGTGGAAAACGAAGCAGAGAGCTTTCAAAGGATGGCTTGTTTTCACTGTTACGAGTTAAGGCAGAGGAAGGGAGCTTAATAGATTTGGTCTATCCAGGACATGAAAATGAGCAAAATGGCGTAAAAGAGGAGGCAATAAAATTGTTAAAAGTGGGAATGTGGTGTGTACAGGACAATTTTACTCGGCGACCAGCGATGTCTATTGTGGTGAAGGCGTTGGAGGGTTTAATAGACACGTTTGATGATGTTCCATGGGCCTTGGCAGGGTTAACAGTTGCTTCTGATCAGCAGTCTCTCTTCTCATCTGAGCTGTCCTATGCTCCTATAACTTGTGTGTTATCTGGAcctagatgatttagttattttcttgttttcactACAGGTTTTTCTTACCAATAAACCTGAGTCTATTAGTTGTCTTGGGATAGTGTGCAGCAAATTATTTCTAAGCATTAGTATTTTCAAGACCTTCGGAACATATGATTCCCATGGAAACCTGTGCATGCTCTCTAGATAATGGTGCTGTTTTTCTAGATTTTCTTTGCTTCCTTACGTGAAATGCATTTTGTGGGTTATTCTTACCTGCTATCAGAATTGCATCACTTTTTATTCAGCAGTTTGCCAAACAACATTTGATTTACAAGGTTCATTGCATTATGTGGTAAAACTGGAGTATTGGAATAGAGCATGGACATCGATCACAACACAATCAAAAGTAAATTTGTGCCACACATTATAGTTGCAACTGACCTAATTAGTATCGATTCAAAATGAAAAAATCTTGCACATGTAATTTGTCTTGTAATATGCTAAAAGGGATGCTAATTGCACAAATCTGCAAGGGAAAATCAATCTACTAATTGCATTTCATAAAACAAATTGGGGGCTTATGTTTCATATTAATTGTCATTCGACAGCGTGGAAAAAAACATTTCAAAGCTCTGTTACCGTTTTAAGCTTAGGAACATTTGTTTCCTATGAAAATCTGTGTATGCTCTCAAATATTGTTGTCCTTTCTAAGATTTCCCTTCTCTGTTTTATCAAAATGTAATTGGCTGATTGATTTTCCCTGGAAGGTTTGTGAAGGTTTAACTAAATGTTTTTGTTGGCGTTCCCCTGTCAAGTGCAGAGAAAACAGAGGACGTCACACATCTAAGAGAAAACAGAGGACATCACATATCTAAGAGAAAACAGAGGACGTCACATATCTAAAGAGTACTGAGTTTATATTTTCttcaataaaaaaaagaaaagaacatcaCATGCCTGCAGAATTCTAAACATCTTTCTATCTAACCCCACGGCCCTTGTTTCTCCATAACACCAAAACCAATGTTATCCCTTTCGTCCTAGAGTTTTGACCTCTGTGTCATCCCTGTTCTAGAGTTTTGAGTTTACCCCAAACTCCAAAATCTCAACTTTGTTCTATTCTGGAGTTTCCATAAACCCCAGAAGAACTAGGTGATCCTGGATCCCACGGTCCATGAGCAATCCGGTGTAACAGAGCAGGCAGTTAAATTGTAAAACGTGGGAATATGGTTTGTACAGGACAATTCAACGAGGCGACCAGCAATGCCCATAGTGGGCAAGGCGTAGGAGGTTTAAACTGACATGTTTAACGATGTTTCATTTGCATGAGCAGGGTCAACAGTTGCCTCTAATTAGTAGTCTATCTTCTCATTTGAACTCTCCTTTGCTGCTACAACTTCTGTGTTATCTGAACCTAAAAGATTTTGTTTATTTGCTTATTTTTCTCTACAGGCTTTTCTATACTAACAACATCCGATCATCTCTATCTTAATTCCAGTATGTTTGAATGTTGAATAGACCTTCATAGTCTGCCTATAATCAGGTAATTGCTATCATCAAATAAAACAGATTTATTTGAGTATGTTTAAATGATTACAGATTACCTCTAGTCAGGCAGTTGCTATCAGCCCATGCTCATAACAGTGTGCTATCCTGTGCTCCTAGAACTGTGACTTTGGAT is drawn from Cryptomeria japonica unplaced genomic scaffold, Sugi_1.0 HiC_scaffold_599, whole genome shotgun sequence and contains these coding sequences:
- the LOC131045193 gene encoding G-type lectin S-receptor-like serine/threonine-protein kinase SD2-5 isoform X2; this translates as MNNIQSLDFLTPSLYKDALVRPILLSRNISYNDMNLQFGCGFFCYGSPCDTGYLFATFFVVYNIDGELFDMEMVWSSNRDQMVQENATLTLTSTGELVLRNSDGTFVWSANTSTQAFQKMVIRESGNLVLYNTSGGIIWQSFDYPTDTLLRGQKLKAGKKITANISHKNTSQGRFYCTLLHDSFAMFTASAPAKMYFRYPEPRAGVEFSYIQFDNQSVHIYSQGGGPQSINLSVSKTYLYFRLDSDGHLRVCSILQTTGRSSPDYLPSFMRSVAECDYPRPCGDYGVCTNGQCSCPTNGNAFKPIDVTEPNFGCVPRVPLVCSDKSGRKDHHFLELEHVSYFTYVFENASRPGLMSSEECKKLCLEDCSCKAAFFRYKANFSTGYCYLESNIYSMKTNSPVDEFYNSTAYIKIQSTSKRSKYLVVVIICASVGGALALLILLWAWINKSQTGRQQTEKDENDGEHDHVDWPAGLPLRFSFQELQDATNGFSINLGKGGFGSVYEGVLADGSKIAVKRLDGAGQGEREFRAEVETLGKIDHLNLVRLKGFCAEKAHRMLVYEYLPNGSLDKWIFSKNTHRHYLDWKTKYKVVLNIARGLTYLHEDCREQIIHFDIKPQNILLDQNFNAKVSDFGLAKLVNREQSEVITMMRGTPGYMAPELLNLHFTEKADIFSFGVMVIEIVSGKRSRELSKDGLFSLLRVKAEEGSLIDLVYPGHENEQNGVKEEAIKLLKVGMWCVQDNFTRRPAMSIVVKALEGLIDTFDDVPWALAGLTVASDQQSLFSSELSYAPITCVLSGPR
- the LOC131045193 gene encoding G-type lectin S-receptor-like serine/threonine-protein kinase SD2-5 isoform X1, whose product is MIMGSFSSSAPLISLLLTLFFISCSASLFAGGLAIPSATAYRGRTWMNNIQSLDFLTPSLYKDALVRPILLSRNISYNDMNLQFGCGFFCYGSPCDTGYLFATFFVVYNIDGELFDMEMVWSSNRDQMVQENATLTLTSTGELVLRNSDGTFVWSANTSTQAFQKMVIRESGNLVLYNTSGGIIWQSFDYPTDTLLRGQKLKAGKKITANISHKNTSQGRFYCTLLHDSFAMFTASAPAKMYFRYPEPRAGVEFSYIQFDNQSVHIYSQGGGPQSINLSVSKTYLYFRLDSDGHLRVCSILQTTGRSSPDYLPSFMRSVAECDYPRPCGDYGVCTNGQCSCPTNGNAFKPIDVTEPNFGCVPRVPLVCSDKSGRKDHHFLELEHVSYFTYVFENASRPGLMSSEECKKLCLEDCSCKAAFFRYKANFSTGYCYLESNIYSMKTNSPVDEFYNSTAYIKIQSTSKRSKYLVVVIICASVGGALALLILLWAWINKSQTGRQQTEKDENDGEHDHVDWPAGLPLRFSFQELQDATNGFSINLGKGGFGSVYEGVLADGSKIAVKRLDGAGQGEREFRAEVETLGKIDHLNLVRLKGFCAEKAHRMLVYEYLPNGSLDKWIFSKNTHRHYLDWKTKYKVVLNIARGLTYLHEDCREQIIHFDIKPQNILLDQNFNAKVSDFGLAKLVNREQSEVITMMRGTPGYMAPELLNLHFTEKADIFSFGVMVIEIVSGKRSRELSKDGLFSLLRVKAEEGSLIDLVYPGHENEQNGVKEEAIKLLKVGMWCVQDNFTRRPAMSIVVKALEGLIDTFDDVPWALAGLTVASDQQSLFSSELSYAPITCVLSGPR